From the genome of Perca fluviatilis chromosome 1, GENO_Pfluv_1.0, whole genome shotgun sequence, one region includes:
- the LOC120555927 gene encoding collagen alpha-1(XI) chain-like isoform X1: protein MMDRWSPMRQTWLLLLLVSVFYTSTAADPIDVLKILELSEDMEGVSLESGLCTSRQGGEETDLSFKIDKKIQLSAPTNQLFPDSPFPVDFSVMTTVRAVKGSQVFLLSLYDSQGTQQLGVEVGRSPVFLYENHEGQPPPELYPTFRKINLADGKWHRVAYSVEGQSVTLYLDCVKLDTLDLLRGQDPHVSTEGVTVFGTRLLDEDVFEGDIQQLLIVADPRAAETYCQDYIPDCDAPLSYNSILAEAVEVERVPKKHVVEEFEEFDYSDLYEDISVSTVTAGPNVTEYEIVEYEDYDNTTDYYHVNEYEYQEEYDERYGPAEREREYSLNTQDIPEKGQKGEPSVLGAGTQVTGPHGPPGPEGEPGPAGVTGPVGPRGDLGELGPPGRPGLNGADGIPGPPGNIMLIPFQSGGHPKAGTVVSAQEAQAQAILQQTKLAMKGPPGPLGLRGRPGPLGAPGPSGLKGNNGDAGPKGPPGHGGMPGQNGRAGKKGRAGSDGGRGAIGEAGAKGDRGFDGLPGLPGNKGHNGERGKPGPVGLSGEPGEKGSEGPSGPRGQPGDAGSRGLTGPRGRPGPPGQPGIRGIDGVQGSKGNIGALGDIGASGQQGNPGIVGFPGPQGLVGLPGEKGPQGKKGMQGLPGNDGPSGHPGREGTPGEKGMPGPSGVQGPVGYPGQRGVKGADGIRGLKGSKGEKGEDGFPGAKGEMGAKGDDGENGAIGARGEDGTEGPKGQMGPQGEAGPSGTSGEKGKLGVPGLPGYPGRLGPKGSDGFPGPMGAAGEKGKKGPPGQPGAAGQRGPNGARGGRGAKGPTGKSGEKGVSGQDGPSGSPGEMGPQGPQGRNGESGPKGSSGPAGKDGLPGHPGQRGEPGFHGKTGPPGPSGVVGPQGKSGEPGPTGDRGHPGTPGVPGEHGLPGVAGKEGGKGDPGLPGTFGKNGPTGLKGFRGSRGAPGDMGPPGLKGGSGPTGSPGAIGSTGERGPPGPAGAIGQPGRAGAIGGPGPMGEKGEPGEKGPIGPAGQDGDQGPVGMLGAMGPAGPPGDDGDKGEQGESGQKGSKGDKGEAGPSGPAGTQGVIGQPGLPGIDGLRGPRGQQGMYGPKGDEGLRGFKGSRGPIGLQGMPGLPGEKGESGHGGLMGPPGQQGPSGPQGPIGGQGPTGRLGMIGQPGVVGEKGEDGEGGDPGAVGVPGRLGGNGDQGEKGDTGLPGAAGPPGARGLTGEDGAKGNAGPPGLTGDIGQQGEAGPNGVDGLPGSKGDIGDPGNSGPPGAAGEPGPSGPPGRRGHLGKPGKEGKAGLKGGKGAPGLEGPIGKTGPVGAQGHPGKPGPQGLRGIPGPGGEQGLNGPPGQTGPPGPMGPPGLLGLKGDHGKKGDKGHGGLIGLIGPPGDIGEKGDRGLPGNQGLTGPKGDEGLLGPHGPPGPPGPTGLSGAIGTKGSKGNQGPIGPRGDTGPVGPPGPPGMPAVGISPLPERGRRRRTHTLVDGAALEEEEEAIDGGEEEWMQRDQAEQDVQMKEEGQGMEEVFASLSSMKVEVEDLRNPQGTYHSPARTCKELWLLHPDLPNGEYWIDPNQGCHRDSFKVFCNFTAQGETCLQPDKKFQSVKLAAWKGETSGTWYSKFRKGKQISYSGSDDVPVHVVQLTFLQLLSATAKQTFTYHCLNSAAWLHAATHSHEHALRFRGASGEELTHENTHYISALYDGCQTRSGQERTVLEFDAPLSNTLPIIDVAVADFGKGNQKFGFQVGPVCYNG, encoded by the exons ATGATGGATCGATGGAGTCCAATGCGCCAGACgtggctgctgttgctgcttgTCTCGGTGTTTTACACCTCAACGGCAG CGGATCCCATTGATGTCCTGAAGATCCTGGAGCTGTCGGAGGACATGGAGGGTGTGTCCTTGGAGTCAGGACTGTGCACCAGCagacagggaggagaggagacagacctCTCCTTTAAGATCGACAAGAAGATTCAATTGAGCGCGCCCACCAATCAACTCTTTCCTG ATTCCCCATTCCCTGTGGATTTCTCAGTGATGACAACAGTCAGAGCTGTGAAAGGCTCACAGGTCTTTCTCCTCTCCCTGTACGACTCGCAG gGCACGCAGCAGCTGGGTGTGGAGGTCGGCCGTTCTCCTGTCTTCCTTTATGAGAACCATGAGGGTCAGCCACCTCCAGAACTTTACCCCACCTTTAGAAAGATCAACCTGGCGGATGGCAA GTGGCACAGAGTAGCCTACAGTGTGGAGGGTCAGTCAGTGACTCTCTACCTGGACTGTGTCAAACTGGACACCCTGGACCTGCTCAGAGGTCAGGACCCCCACGTCAGCACTGAGGGGGTCACTGTGTTTGGAACACGACTGCTGGACGAAGACGTGTTTGag GGAGACATCCAGCAGCTGCTGATCGTCGCTGACCCCAGGGCAGCAGAGACGTACTGTCAGGATTACATCCCAGACTGTGACGCACCTTTGTCCTACAACAGCATATTAGCTGAGGCCGTGGAG GTGGAGAGAGTACCCAAGAAACATGTGGTGGAGGAGTTTGAGGAGTTTGACTACAGTGACCTCTATGAAGACATCTCTGTTTCCACGGTGACTGCAGGTCCTAATGTCACCGAGTACGAG ATCGTAGAGTACGAAGACTATGACAACACCACAGATTACTACCATGTGAACGAGTACGAATACCAGGAAGAATACGATGAGCGCTACGGACCGGCCGAGAGAGAACGGGAGTACTCTCTTAACACACAG GATATACCAGAGAAAGGACAAAAAGGAGAGCCAAGCGTTTTGGGAGCg GGAACGCAGGTTACTGGACCACACGGGCCACCAGGACCTGAG GGAGAGCCAGGGCCTGCTGGAGTCACAGGGCCAGTAGGACCTCGAGGAGACCTCGGGGAGCTG GGCCCTCCAGGGCGGCCAGGCCTTAACGGAGCTGATGGAATACCGGGCCCCCCAGGAAACATCATGCTTATACCG ttcCAGTCAGGTGGTCATCCAAAGGCAGGTACTGTGGTTTCTGCGCAGGAGGCGCAGGCTCAGGCCATCCTACAGCAGACCAAG CTGGCTATGAAGGGCCCTCCAGGGCCACTCGGCCTCAGGGGAAGACCTGGACCACTG GGTGCACCAGGTCCCTCTGGGCTAAAAGGGAACAATGGAGATGCGGGGCCAAAG GGTCCTCCAGGGCATGGAGGTATGCCAGGTCAGAACGGACGAGCCGGGAAAAAG GGTCGAGCCGGTTCAGACGGAGGCCGTGGTGCGATAGGAGAAGCTGGAGCAAAG GGGGATAGAGGGTTTGATGGCTTACCAGGTCTCCCTGGAAACAAAGGGCATAAT GGGGAGAGGGGTAAGCCGGGCCCTGTAGGTCTTTCTGGAGAGCCAGGTGAAAAG GGCTCTGAGGGGCCATCTGGGCCAAGAGGACAACCAGGTGATGCT GGTTCAAGAGGGCTGACTGGACCCAGAGGTCGTCCGGGTCCCCCAGGCCAGCCT GGCATTCGAGGAATTGACGGGGTTCAAGGTTCAAAGGGAAACATA GGAGCCCTAGGAGACATCGGAGCATCTGGACAGCAAGGCAACCCTGGCATTGTG GGTTTCCCTGGTCCTCAGGGGTTAGTAGGGCTGCCAGGAGAGAAG GGGCCTCAAGGGAAGAAAGGGATGCAGGGCTTACCTGGAAACGACGGGCCCTCA GGTCACCCCGGAAGAGAAGGTACTCCAGGTGAAAAAGGAATGCCG ggTCCTTCAGGAGTGCAGGGGCCTGTTGGATACCCTGGACAGCGAGGAGTCAAG GGAGCAGATGGAATCAGAGGATTAAAGGGAAGCAAAGGCGAAAAG GGAGAGGATGGTTTCCCAGGAGCCAAAGGGGAGATGGGAGCAAAGGGGGACGATGGAGAAAATGGAGCTATAGGTGCACGAGGAGAAGATGGGACTGAGGGGCCCAAAGGACAGATGGGTCCTCAAGGAGAAGCTGGCCCTTCTGGCACTTCTGGAGAGAAG gGGAAACTGGGAGTTCCTGGGCTGCCGGGATATCCAGGACGACTAGGGCCcaag GGCTCTGATGGATTTCCTGGTCCAATGGGAGCTgcaggagagaaagggaagaaa GGTCCTCCAGGACAGCCAGGAGCCGCAGGCCAGAGGGGTCCGAAT GGTGCTCGAGGTGGCAGAGGCGCAAAAGGGCCTACAGGGAAATCAGGAGAAAAG GGTGTCTCAGGACAGGATGGGCCTTCAGGATCTCCTGGAGAAATG GGGCCTCAAGGGCCGCAAGGAAGGAATGGAGAGTCAGGACCTAAAGGATCAAGC ggtcctGCTGGGAAAGACGGACTTCCAGGTCACCCAGGTCAAAGAGGAGAGCCG GGATTCCACGGGAAGACGGGACCTCCAGGACCCTCGGGTGTTGTGGGGCCACAG ggaaAATCAGGTGAACCCGGTCCAACAGGGGACCGGGGTCACCCAGGGACACCAGGTGTACCTGGAGAGCACGGTTTACCTGGGGTTGCTGGGAAGGAAGGTGGAAAG GGCGATCCAGGTTTACCTGGGACATTTGGGAAGAATGGCCCTACAGGACTGAAAGGGTTCAGGGGGAGCAGAGGAGCCCCTGGAGATATG GGACCTCCTGGTCTGAAAGGCGGATCCGGACCTACTGGATCACCAGGAGCCATA GGGTCGACAGGTGAGAGGGGCCCTCCGGGACCAGCAGGTGCCATTGGACAGCCTGGTCGGGCCGGAGCGATCGGAGGACCTGGACCAATGGGAGAGAAGGGCGAGCCT GGAGAAAAGGGTCCGATTGGACCAGCAGGTCAGGATGGAGATCAGGGACCTGTAGGGATGCTTGGGGCTATGGGCCCTGCAGGACCTCCAGGAGACGACGGGGATAAG GGAGAGCAGGGAGAATCTGGGCAGAAAGGCAGCAAAGGAGACAAAGGGGAAGCC GGCCCCTCAGGCCCTGCTGGCACTCAAGGTGTAATTGGTCAGCCAGGACTTCCG GGTATAGATGGACTGCGGGGCCCCCGGGGCCAGCAGGGCATGTATGGTCCCAAAGGAGATGAGGGACTCCGTGGCTTCAAGGGCTCTAGAGGACCAATAGGATTACAG GGCATGCCCGGCCTGCCAGGAGAAAAGGGTGAGAGTGGACATGGGGGGCTAATG GGTCCACCTGGTCAACAAGGCCCCTCTGGTCCTCAAGGACCTATTGGGGGACAG GGTCCGACTGGTCGACTCGGGATGATAGGACAGCCAGGTGTTGTTGGAGAGAAG GGGGAGGATGGCGAGGGAGGGGACCCTGGAGCAGTTGGTGTTCCAGGAAGGCTT GGAGGAAATGGAGACCAGGGGGAGAAGGGAGATACGGGGCTTCCAGGAGCAGCTGGTCCTCCAGGAGCCAGGGGCCTCACAGGGGAGGATGGAGCCAAGGGCAATGCT GGTCCCCCAGGTCTCACTGGGGACATCGGACAGCAGGGAGAGGCTGGGCCCAAT gGTGTGGATGGTCTGCCCGGTTCTAAAGGAGACATAGGAGACCCTGGGAACTCT GGACCGCCAGGAGCGGCAGGAGAACCTGGACCATCTGGACCTCCTGGGCGAagg GGCCACTTGGGAAAAccagggaaggaaggaaaggctGGTCTAAAAGGAGGAAAG GGTGCGCCCGGTTTGGAAGGTCCCATAGGGAAGACAGGGCCCGTAGGTGCCCAGGGACACCCCGGGAAGCCTGGCCCTCAAGGCTTACGAGGGATCCCCGGCCCTGGA ggtgAGCAGGGTTTAAATGGACCACCTGGCCAGACAGGACCCCCAGGTCCCATG GGTCCACCGGGATTACTAGGACTAAAGGGAGACCATGGCAAGAAGGGAGACAAG GGCCACGGCGGTCTGATAGGTCTGATAGGCCCACCAGGAGACATCGGAGAGAAGGGCGACAGAGGACTGCCAGGAAACCAGGGACTAACAGGTCCAAAAGGAGATGAG GGTCTACTTGGTCCACATGGTCCCCCCGGCCCCCCTGGCCCCACGGGTCTGTCT GGTGCTATTGGTACAAAGGGCTCCAAAGGAAACCAG GGTCCAATTGGTCCCAGAGGAGACACTGGACCTGTAGGACCCCCAGGGCCACCA GGAATGCCAGCAGTCGGCATATCCCCTCTGCCAGAGCGAggacggagaaggagaacccaCACCTTGGTGGATGGTGCTGCActtgaagaggaggaggaggcgatagatggaggagaggaggaatggATGCAGAGGGACCAGGCGGAGCAGGACGTTCAGATGAAGGAGGAGGGCCAAGGCATGGAAGAAGTATTTGCGTCTTTGTCCTCTATGAAAGTAGAGGTGGAGGATCTGCGTAACCCGCAAGGGACGTACCACAGCCCCGCCCGCACCTGCAAGGAGCTCTGGCTCCTCCACCCAGATCTCCCCAACG gtgAGTACTGGATAGATCCCAACCAGGGTTGCCATAGAGACTCCTTCAAAGTGTTTTGTAACTTCACTGCACAAGGAGAGACGTGTCTGCAACCTGACAAGAAGTTCCAGTCG GTGAAGTTAGCAGCCTGGAAAGGGGAGACGTCTGGCACCTGGTATAGTAAATTCAGGAAAGGAAAACAG ATTTCCTACTCCGGGTCGGACGACGTTCCAGTCCACGTGGTCCAGCTGACCTTCCTGCAGCTGTTGAGCGCGACGGCCAAGCAGACCTTTACTTACCACTGCCTCAACTCCGCCGCCTGGCTGCACGCCGCCACTCACAGCCACGAACACGCACTGCGCTTCAGAGGCGCCAGCGGGGAGGAGCTGACGCATGAGAACACGCATTACATTAGTGCGCTGTACGACGGGTGTCAG ACGCGCTCGGGGCAAGAGAGGACGGTGTTGGAATTTGACGCTCCGCTGTCCAACACGCTCCCCATCATCGACGTGGCTGTGGCTGATTTTGGGAAGGGGAACCAGAAATTTGGTTTTCAAGTCGGCCCAGTCTGCTACAACGGTTAA
- the LOC120555927 gene encoding collagen alpha-1(XI) chain-like isoform X2 — MEGVSLESGLCTSRQGGEETDLSFKIDKKIQLSAPTNQLFPDSPFPVDFSVMTTVRAVKGSQVFLLSLYDSQGTQQLGVEVGRSPVFLYENHEGQPPPELYPTFRKINLADGKWHRVAYSVEGQSVTLYLDCVKLDTLDLLRGQDPHVSTEGVTVFGTRLLDEDVFEGDIQQLLIVADPRAAETYCQDYIPDCDAPLSYNSILAEAVEVERVPKKHVVEEFEEFDYSDLYEDISVSTVTAGPNVTEYEIVEYEDYDNTTDYYHVNEYEYQEEYDERYGPAEREREYSLNTQDIPEKGQKGEPSVLGAGTQVTGPHGPPGPEGEPGPAGVTGPVGPRGDLGELGPPGRPGLNGADGIPGPPGNIMLIPFQSGGHPKAGTVVSAQEAQAQAILQQTKLAMKGPPGPLGLRGRPGPLGAPGPSGLKGNNGDAGPKGPPGHGGMPGQNGRAGKKGRAGSDGGRGAIGEAGAKGDRGFDGLPGLPGNKGHNGERGKPGPVGLSGEPGEKGSEGPSGPRGQPGDAGSRGLTGPRGRPGPPGQPGIRGIDGVQGSKGNIGALGDIGASGQQGNPGIVGFPGPQGLVGLPGEKGPQGKKGMQGLPGNDGPSGHPGREGTPGEKGMPGPSGVQGPVGYPGQRGVKGADGIRGLKGSKGEKGEDGFPGAKGEMGAKGDDGENGAIGARGEDGTEGPKGQMGPQGEAGPSGTSGEKGKLGVPGLPGYPGRLGPKGSDGFPGPMGAAGEKGKKGPPGQPGAAGQRGPNGARGGRGAKGPTGKSGEKGVSGQDGPSGSPGEMGPQGPQGRNGESGPKGSSGPAGKDGLPGHPGQRGEPGFHGKTGPPGPSGVVGPQGKSGEPGPTGDRGHPGTPGVPGEHGLPGVAGKEGGKGDPGLPGTFGKNGPTGLKGFRGSRGAPGDMGPPGLKGGSGPTGSPGAIGSTGERGPPGPAGAIGQPGRAGAIGGPGPMGEKGEPGEKGPIGPAGQDGDQGPVGMLGAMGPAGPPGDDGDKGEQGESGQKGSKGDKGEAGPSGPAGTQGVIGQPGLPGIDGLRGPRGQQGMYGPKGDEGLRGFKGSRGPIGLQGMPGLPGEKGESGHGGLMGPPGQQGPSGPQGPIGGQGPTGRLGMIGQPGVVGEKGEDGEGGDPGAVGVPGRLGGNGDQGEKGDTGLPGAAGPPGARGLTGEDGAKGNAGPPGLTGDIGQQGEAGPNGVDGLPGSKGDIGDPGNSGPPGAAGEPGPSGPPGRRGHLGKPGKEGKAGLKGGKGAPGLEGPIGKTGPVGAQGHPGKPGPQGLRGIPGPGGEQGLNGPPGQTGPPGPMGPPGLLGLKGDHGKKGDKGHGGLIGLIGPPGDIGEKGDRGLPGNQGLTGPKGDEGLLGPHGPPGPPGPTGLSGAIGTKGSKGNQGPIGPRGDTGPVGPPGPPGMPAVGISPLPERGRRRRTHTLVDGAALEEEEEAIDGGEEEWMQRDQAEQDVQMKEEGQGMEEVFASLSSMKVEVEDLRNPQGTYHSPARTCKELWLLHPDLPNGEYWIDPNQGCHRDSFKVFCNFTAQGETCLQPDKKFQSVKLAAWKGETSGTWYSKFRKGKQISYSGSDDVPVHVVQLTFLQLLSATAKQTFTYHCLNSAAWLHAATHSHEHALRFRGASGEELTHENTHYISALYDGCQTRSGQERTVLEFDAPLSNTLPIIDVAVADFGKGNQKFGFQVGPVCYNG; from the exons ATGGAGGGTGTGTCCTTGGAGTCAGGACTGTGCACCAGCagacagggaggagaggagacagacctCTCCTTTAAGATCGACAAGAAGATTCAATTGAGCGCGCCCACCAATCAACTCTTTCCTG ATTCCCCATTCCCTGTGGATTTCTCAGTGATGACAACAGTCAGAGCTGTGAAAGGCTCACAGGTCTTTCTCCTCTCCCTGTACGACTCGCAG gGCACGCAGCAGCTGGGTGTGGAGGTCGGCCGTTCTCCTGTCTTCCTTTATGAGAACCATGAGGGTCAGCCACCTCCAGAACTTTACCCCACCTTTAGAAAGATCAACCTGGCGGATGGCAA GTGGCACAGAGTAGCCTACAGTGTGGAGGGTCAGTCAGTGACTCTCTACCTGGACTGTGTCAAACTGGACACCCTGGACCTGCTCAGAGGTCAGGACCCCCACGTCAGCACTGAGGGGGTCACTGTGTTTGGAACACGACTGCTGGACGAAGACGTGTTTGag GGAGACATCCAGCAGCTGCTGATCGTCGCTGACCCCAGGGCAGCAGAGACGTACTGTCAGGATTACATCCCAGACTGTGACGCACCTTTGTCCTACAACAGCATATTAGCTGAGGCCGTGGAG GTGGAGAGAGTACCCAAGAAACATGTGGTGGAGGAGTTTGAGGAGTTTGACTACAGTGACCTCTATGAAGACATCTCTGTTTCCACGGTGACTGCAGGTCCTAATGTCACCGAGTACGAG ATCGTAGAGTACGAAGACTATGACAACACCACAGATTACTACCATGTGAACGAGTACGAATACCAGGAAGAATACGATGAGCGCTACGGACCGGCCGAGAGAGAACGGGAGTACTCTCTTAACACACAG GATATACCAGAGAAAGGACAAAAAGGAGAGCCAAGCGTTTTGGGAGCg GGAACGCAGGTTACTGGACCACACGGGCCACCAGGACCTGAG GGAGAGCCAGGGCCTGCTGGAGTCACAGGGCCAGTAGGACCTCGAGGAGACCTCGGGGAGCTG GGCCCTCCAGGGCGGCCAGGCCTTAACGGAGCTGATGGAATACCGGGCCCCCCAGGAAACATCATGCTTATACCG ttcCAGTCAGGTGGTCATCCAAAGGCAGGTACTGTGGTTTCTGCGCAGGAGGCGCAGGCTCAGGCCATCCTACAGCAGACCAAG CTGGCTATGAAGGGCCCTCCAGGGCCACTCGGCCTCAGGGGAAGACCTGGACCACTG GGTGCACCAGGTCCCTCTGGGCTAAAAGGGAACAATGGAGATGCGGGGCCAAAG GGTCCTCCAGGGCATGGAGGTATGCCAGGTCAGAACGGACGAGCCGGGAAAAAG GGTCGAGCCGGTTCAGACGGAGGCCGTGGTGCGATAGGAGAAGCTGGAGCAAAG GGGGATAGAGGGTTTGATGGCTTACCAGGTCTCCCTGGAAACAAAGGGCATAAT GGGGAGAGGGGTAAGCCGGGCCCTGTAGGTCTTTCTGGAGAGCCAGGTGAAAAG GGCTCTGAGGGGCCATCTGGGCCAAGAGGACAACCAGGTGATGCT GGTTCAAGAGGGCTGACTGGACCCAGAGGTCGTCCGGGTCCCCCAGGCCAGCCT GGCATTCGAGGAATTGACGGGGTTCAAGGTTCAAAGGGAAACATA GGAGCCCTAGGAGACATCGGAGCATCTGGACAGCAAGGCAACCCTGGCATTGTG GGTTTCCCTGGTCCTCAGGGGTTAGTAGGGCTGCCAGGAGAGAAG GGGCCTCAAGGGAAGAAAGGGATGCAGGGCTTACCTGGAAACGACGGGCCCTCA GGTCACCCCGGAAGAGAAGGTACTCCAGGTGAAAAAGGAATGCCG ggTCCTTCAGGAGTGCAGGGGCCTGTTGGATACCCTGGACAGCGAGGAGTCAAG GGAGCAGATGGAATCAGAGGATTAAAGGGAAGCAAAGGCGAAAAG GGAGAGGATGGTTTCCCAGGAGCCAAAGGGGAGATGGGAGCAAAGGGGGACGATGGAGAAAATGGAGCTATAGGTGCACGAGGAGAAGATGGGACTGAGGGGCCCAAAGGACAGATGGGTCCTCAAGGAGAAGCTGGCCCTTCTGGCACTTCTGGAGAGAAG gGGAAACTGGGAGTTCCTGGGCTGCCGGGATATCCAGGACGACTAGGGCCcaag GGCTCTGATGGATTTCCTGGTCCAATGGGAGCTgcaggagagaaagggaagaaa GGTCCTCCAGGACAGCCAGGAGCCGCAGGCCAGAGGGGTCCGAAT GGTGCTCGAGGTGGCAGAGGCGCAAAAGGGCCTACAGGGAAATCAGGAGAAAAG GGTGTCTCAGGACAGGATGGGCCTTCAGGATCTCCTGGAGAAATG GGGCCTCAAGGGCCGCAAGGAAGGAATGGAGAGTCAGGACCTAAAGGATCAAGC ggtcctGCTGGGAAAGACGGACTTCCAGGTCACCCAGGTCAAAGAGGAGAGCCG GGATTCCACGGGAAGACGGGACCTCCAGGACCCTCGGGTGTTGTGGGGCCACAG ggaaAATCAGGTGAACCCGGTCCAACAGGGGACCGGGGTCACCCAGGGACACCAGGTGTACCTGGAGAGCACGGTTTACCTGGGGTTGCTGGGAAGGAAGGTGGAAAG GGCGATCCAGGTTTACCTGGGACATTTGGGAAGAATGGCCCTACAGGACTGAAAGGGTTCAGGGGGAGCAGAGGAGCCCCTGGAGATATG GGACCTCCTGGTCTGAAAGGCGGATCCGGACCTACTGGATCACCAGGAGCCATA GGGTCGACAGGTGAGAGGGGCCCTCCGGGACCAGCAGGTGCCATTGGACAGCCTGGTCGGGCCGGAGCGATCGGAGGACCTGGACCAATGGGAGAGAAGGGCGAGCCT GGAGAAAAGGGTCCGATTGGACCAGCAGGTCAGGATGGAGATCAGGGACCTGTAGGGATGCTTGGGGCTATGGGCCCTGCAGGACCTCCAGGAGACGACGGGGATAAG GGAGAGCAGGGAGAATCTGGGCAGAAAGGCAGCAAAGGAGACAAAGGGGAAGCC GGCCCCTCAGGCCCTGCTGGCACTCAAGGTGTAATTGGTCAGCCAGGACTTCCG GGTATAGATGGACTGCGGGGCCCCCGGGGCCAGCAGGGCATGTATGGTCCCAAAGGAGATGAGGGACTCCGTGGCTTCAAGGGCTCTAGAGGACCAATAGGATTACAG GGCATGCCCGGCCTGCCAGGAGAAAAGGGTGAGAGTGGACATGGGGGGCTAATG GGTCCACCTGGTCAACAAGGCCCCTCTGGTCCTCAAGGACCTATTGGGGGACAG GGTCCGACTGGTCGACTCGGGATGATAGGACAGCCAGGTGTTGTTGGAGAGAAG GGGGAGGATGGCGAGGGAGGGGACCCTGGAGCAGTTGGTGTTCCAGGAAGGCTT GGAGGAAATGGAGACCAGGGGGAGAAGGGAGATACGGGGCTTCCAGGAGCAGCTGGTCCTCCAGGAGCCAGGGGCCTCACAGGGGAGGATGGAGCCAAGGGCAATGCT GGTCCCCCAGGTCTCACTGGGGACATCGGACAGCAGGGAGAGGCTGGGCCCAAT gGTGTGGATGGTCTGCCCGGTTCTAAAGGAGACATAGGAGACCCTGGGAACTCT GGACCGCCAGGAGCGGCAGGAGAACCTGGACCATCTGGACCTCCTGGGCGAagg GGCCACTTGGGAAAAccagggaaggaaggaaaggctGGTCTAAAAGGAGGAAAG GGTGCGCCCGGTTTGGAAGGTCCCATAGGGAAGACAGGGCCCGTAGGTGCCCAGGGACACCCCGGGAAGCCTGGCCCTCAAGGCTTACGAGGGATCCCCGGCCCTGGA ggtgAGCAGGGTTTAAATGGACCACCTGGCCAGACAGGACCCCCAGGTCCCATG GGTCCACCGGGATTACTAGGACTAAAGGGAGACCATGGCAAGAAGGGAGACAAG GGCCACGGCGGTCTGATAGGTCTGATAGGCCCACCAGGAGACATCGGAGAGAAGGGCGACAGAGGACTGCCAGGAAACCAGGGACTAACAGGTCCAAAAGGAGATGAG GGTCTACTTGGTCCACATGGTCCCCCCGGCCCCCCTGGCCCCACGGGTCTGTCT GGTGCTATTGGTACAAAGGGCTCCAAAGGAAACCAG GGTCCAATTGGTCCCAGAGGAGACACTGGACCTGTAGGACCCCCAGGGCCACCA GGAATGCCAGCAGTCGGCATATCCCCTCTGCCAGAGCGAggacggagaaggagaacccaCACCTTGGTGGATGGTGCTGCActtgaagaggaggaggaggcgatagatggaggagaggaggaatggATGCAGAGGGACCAGGCGGAGCAGGACGTTCAGATGAAGGAGGAGGGCCAAGGCATGGAAGAAGTATTTGCGTCTTTGTCCTCTATGAAAGTAGAGGTGGAGGATCTGCGTAACCCGCAAGGGACGTACCACAGCCCCGCCCGCACCTGCAAGGAGCTCTGGCTCCTCCACCCAGATCTCCCCAACG gtgAGTACTGGATAGATCCCAACCAGGGTTGCCATAGAGACTCCTTCAAAGTGTTTTGTAACTTCACTGCACAAGGAGAGACGTGTCTGCAACCTGACAAGAAGTTCCAGTCG GTGAAGTTAGCAGCCTGGAAAGGGGAGACGTCTGGCACCTGGTATAGTAAATTCAGGAAAGGAAAACAG ATTTCCTACTCCGGGTCGGACGACGTTCCAGTCCACGTGGTCCAGCTGACCTTCCTGCAGCTGTTGAGCGCGACGGCCAAGCAGACCTTTACTTACCACTGCCTCAACTCCGCCGCCTGGCTGCACGCCGCCACTCACAGCCACGAACACGCACTGCGCTTCAGAGGCGCCAGCGGGGAGGAGCTGACGCATGAGAACACGCATTACATTAGTGCGCTGTACGACGGGTGTCAG ACGCGCTCGGGGCAAGAGAGGACGGTGTTGGAATTTGACGCTCCGCTGTCCAACACGCTCCCCATCATCGACGTGGCTGTGGCTGATTTTGGGAAGGGGAACCAGAAATTTGGTTTTCAAGTCGGCCCAGTCTGCTACAACGGTTAA